DNA sequence from the Chryseobacterium indicum genome:
TCTTTTTAGGTTTTATAAATTTATTTTTATGAATATCGCCACAGAGGAAGATTACATTATTTTGTTTCGCAATCATTTCACAAAGTTTTTTTAACTGAGAAGGATAATTCGTCCAATTTTCATGTCCTTCGGTTAGTGTTAACCCACCGCACAGAATAGTGTATTTTAAATCATGTTGCAATTTATTTTCAATAAATTCAAATTGTTCATTGCTCAATAGCTGCGCATCTTTTCCTTTTTCTTCGGAGTCGGTTCTGTTATCGATAAATATTACCCTTGCAAATGGAGTATCAACATGATAATATGTATAAGGAAGGTTGGTAGAACAATTTAGATATTTATGAAAAAGTTCCTGAGATATTTTTTTCTTTTCTGGAGATACAGTTGCCCCTTTAGCATTGTCCCATGCAAAATCATGATCATCCCAAATCGCAAAAAAGCCATTTTTAAGTTTCATTTTTTCAACAAGATTTTTAAACTCCGGAACTAAGGTAAACTGATTGTTATACTTTTTTGTCATAATATTCCTAAATTCTTGTACAGAGTAATTTTCAGGACATCCGATTGGCTCGTGGCTAAAAGGTGCAATCCCATAATCCATATAAATATTATCTCCTAATAGAAAAAGATAATCCGGATTCTGATCTGATATTTGTGCCCATTCTGGTTGTTCTTTGAATGCCTCATATCTAACGCAGGAAGTAAAAATTATTTTCATGGTAATTTCGTATTAATTTATTATTCATGGTATATTTTTTAAAAGTAATCATAAATGCTACATTTGTCAATCACCCTTTTGTGTTATGTTTGTTACAAAAAAAATAAAGACTCGCGATGTCGCAGATTTTCAATCTATGACTTTAATTTCCATATTGTAAAATCAAGGATTACAAATTCGCGCTATCGTCATCTCCGTTAGTTCCAAACAAAGTTGTTTTAGATTTCCAGAGTACTCCGGAGGTCTTGCGCAACTTGCGGGAAACCAAATACGGTTGCAGGAGTTTACAAACAGGGTTGTTTTACATTTCCGGAGTACTCCGGAAGTCTTGCGCAACTTGCGGGAAACCAAATGCAGTTGCAGGAGATTACAAACAGGGTTGTTTTACATTTCCTGCAAACGCAGGAAGTCTCGCGCAGTCTGCGGGAAACGAAATGCATTTTCAGATTATGCTAGTTCGCAACAGTAATGGTAAGCTTCTTTTTCTTTTGCTGGATGTGTATAGTTTTTCCTTTTCCGAAACCCACTTCATCAAGCCATTTTCCTCTGAGGCGGATTTCCGGAACGATGATGAGTTGGTTGCTGCTTTTCTGAAATCTTGAATGGATTTTAAGTTTTCTTGAATTCATCATAGTGTTTTTGTTATCTGATAAATTTGGTTTTGGTTATTTGTTTTTACATTTTTCTGGCTGTACAGGAGGAAGCTGTAAAAAGACCTGAACTTCCTTCCTATACAAACCAAGGGTATATGATAAATTGTGTTTTTTTATCTCTAAATAAGCAAATTTTTGTCCATTTAATGATTTTATTTTTCATCAGAAGATATAAGATTGTTCTAATCAATTATTTGTTCGACAAACGAAATAAAAATATTTTTATGTTACCGAATTCGGTAATGGCAATTTATACTAATAATTTCAATTTGCACAAAAGAGCAGTTATGAATGAATTTAAGACCGATGAAATCAAAAAACTGATTTCAGAAAAAATAAAAGAAATAAAAGGAGAGATTCCATATTCTAAGATTTCTGAAAAATGCAATGTTACAGCGGCAAGAATTAGTGATGTTGCCAATAACAAAATCGATTGTCAGCTCAGTACTTTCATTGAAATTGCGACCGGATTAAGAATACATCCAAAAGAATTATTTGATATTGTTTTTGATTTTGAAGAGTATTATTCTGGACTAGATAAAGTCTGAGAACAAATGGAAACTTTTTAAATCACCACGTTATATTTACAATGGAATGGATAGAATTGAATTTCGGATAGCTTTTGGGAAAAGAATTGAAAAATTTAGAAAACAATTAGGATTAAGCTATCGGGAATTAGCTCAAAAATGTGATGTCGACCATAGTAATATTAGCAAAATTGAAAAAGGAGAAGTTGATGTAAGAATTTCTACCATACAGGAATTAGCGAAAGGTTTAGAAGTACATCCGAAAGAATTGTTTGATTTTGAAGTAGGGTAGAGGTTTTGAGGGGAGGAAGAGGTATTTTTTTAAATTTATTAGCTAATAGAATAACGTTTCGGGTATTTATAAAGGGCGGGTTTAGAAGTACAAAAGCCGAAATTATTACTAATGTTTAATTGAAAAACTGCCGTTGAATTTTGCACTTTAGCCCGCCTGACGCAAAACCCTTGTTGGTGGCAGTTTTTTTATGGATTGTATTCGTAAATTTCTTCTTTGAATTTATTTAAAATATTTTCTGGATAAATATTTTTATACTCGATTTTCGTTAATTGTGTTTCAATATAATCTTTTTGTATTGCATAATCTATATTCTCTCTATTATGTTGCATTAGATATATTAGAAATTCTATGTTTGAATATTTAGAATTTTCTTTGTTAAGTTCTTCAAAATCTTTAAGTTTAATATGTTCAACTATTTTTTTCAAACCTTCTAATGCTTCAATAAAATTAGATTTGTCCTTTCCAATTATGCAAGAAATCATCGTTGTTATATAATTCAACAAAGCGTTTTTATATTCTTTTTTATCTGCAAAAATATCTGCTTGTAAATGATACCCTACAGCTTCAGCATTGTGTCTAATTATATTTATTGTGTTTAAATTTTCTTTTCTAATTATTTGTTTTTCTATTTCAAATTCCTCTTTTATTTTCTTAATATTTTCTTGAACAAGTTCCTTTTGTTCTGAATTAATTTTATTAACTTCTAAGTCAAGTTGACTTTTAAAAAAATTATTAAAATCATCTTTAAAATGCTTGTTGATAAAGTATAATAATAATGGAATTATTATAATTGCTAAACCATTAAAAATGGATAGATAAATAATTAACTTATTCCAAGCATCATTATAAAAATTTTCTAATTTATTTAGCATATCTATATTTTGCATTATCTCTTTATTTGTTGTAATGCTGTCTGCAATTTTATTTAAATTGGTTTGAATTTGAAGTAAAATCATGTTATGAAGTTTTTATTTTTTCAGATTTATATGTTTCGGTTTGTCGGTTCTGCAAAATTGCCACCAACGGTTCTCGGCTTGGCGATGTGGCGGATTTTAGCACAAAATTTCAATAGAATTACTGCTGTTGAACCTTGCACAAATGTTTCATAGAAGCACTTCAGCCGCCATATTGCCAAACCGATGTTGGCAGTAGTTTTTTTATTTATTCATTTGTTTGTCAAACTTTTTAAACAATAAAATCAAATCATTTTCATTTAGTAAAGCAAATTTTTCACTCAAAATTGATTTTGTTCGTTCTTCTATATTTTCTTTGGTGTAAATTTCATTTGAAAATTTGTATTCTTTTGACATTGGAATTATAAGTACATAAACTTTTTCTTTTATAACCAAACCATAGGTGTATTTTTTGTTTTTTGGCAAAGTTGTTACATTTTTTAGCAACATATTCATAGAAACAGATGCTTCTCCAATTTTTTCCTTTGGTCCTTCGTCATTAATCACTCCATAAACAATTACATTAGTTGCTGGATTATAAATTGCTAATAAATCACCAACTCTTACACCTTGTTCTTTTAGCAAATTTTCGCCTTTAGGTAGAACAAATGCTGGAATTTTTAATGGATTTACTTGATTGTTACATTCGCATTCACCTTTGTCGCCAACTAAATTATTTTTTAGTGAGGTAGCAGAAGAATAGTAACCTTTGTATTCTCCTGTCTTTA
Encoded proteins:
- a CDS encoding alkaline phosphatase D family protein; the encoded protein is MKIIFTSCVRYEAFKEQPEWAQISDQNPDYLFLLGDNIYMDYGIAPFSHEPIGCPENYSVQEFRNIMTKKYNNQFTLVPEFKNLVEKMKLKNGFFAIWDDHDFAWDNAKGATVSPEKKKISQELFHKYLNCSTNLPYTYYHVDTPFARVIFIDNRTDSEEKGKDAQLLSNEQFEFIENKLQHDLKYTILCGGLTLTEGHENWTNYPSQLKKLCEMIAKQNNVIFLCGDIHKNKFIKPKKIENLNITTPVQIISSGMQVNYLGLGIPHDDKHNWCMLELKEDNIQVSFYNKYGHQKKKSEKATMFLNSYL
- a CDS encoding SymE family type I addiction module toxin, whose protein sequence is MNSRKLKIHSRFQKSSNQLIIVPEIRLRGKWLDEVGFGKGKTIHIQQKKKKLTITVAN
- a CDS encoding helix-turn-helix domain-containing protein, whose product is MDRIEFRIAFGKRIEKFRKQLGLSYRELAQKCDVDHSNISKIEKGEVDVRISTIQELAKGLEVHPKELFDFEVG
- a CDS encoding glycoside hydrolase family 75 protein; protein product: MNKEKEKKELNKKIIVLEDSLSKSANVLLFKTDLQVNTDGTPISYHPFDLKGEKFSINNIGNAATVKRKNSSENLFMTKFSEGISAFEKFRDNNYEQLPDYDIVWDNVLIAETVNGKKIPCIIKTGEYKGYYSSATSLKNNLVGDKGECECNNQVNPLKIPAFVLPKGENLLKEQGVRVGDLLAIYNPATNVIVYGVINDEGPKEKIGEASVSMNMLLKNVTTLPKNKKYTYGLVIKEKVYVLIIPMSKEYKFSNEIYTKENIEERTKSILSEKFALLNENDLILLFKKFDKQMNK